Below is a genomic region from Catenuloplanes atrovinosus.
TCAGACGAACGGCCACCCGGACGGCTGGCCGGCCGCGATCCGGCCGGGGCGCGTCCACTGCGTGGCGGGCAGGTTCGCCGCCTGCGGCGACCGGTGAGAGCGCGCCGTGTGATCCACACCTCAGGCGCGCGGGATCTCCCCGTAGGCGACGCCGAGCCGCGCGACCCGCCCCTCCCGCAGGCGCAGTAGCCAGGCGAACGTGGGTGGGCAGTGATCAGGATCGGACGGCGGGTTGACGAAGTCGCCCGCCGCCGGCTCGCGCAGTACCGGCAGCCCGCGGAACGCGGTGATCAGCGCGTCCTGGGCCGCGTCGTCGACCTCGCCGGTACGGTAGCCGAGCAGCGAGATCGCGGTCGCGCGCAGCCCGGCCCGGTGCCGCTCGGCCGGCGCCGCGAACGAGGCGGCGTCCCCGCCCTGGGCGGCGCATGCCGGCCCGGCGTCCGGCGACTCCATCCGCGCGACCGTAGCGACCGCGCCACGAGGTGGGAGAAGGCGTGGCCGGACGCGCGGTGCGTACTAGGCTCAGCGCCGATGAGTGAGCTGACTGTGACCGGACCGACGCGCATCGACGTCGGCGGAGACGCCCCCTACCAGGTGCTGGTCGGCCGCGACCTGCTCGGCGAGCTGCCGGCGCTGCTGACCGGCGCGGAGCAGGCCGCGCTGCTCTACGCGGAGCCGCTCAAGCCGCGCGCCGAGGCGCTGGCCGGGCTGCTCGACGCCGCCGGCGTGCGGGCGCTCCCGATCGAGGTCCCGGACGCGGAGGACGGTAAGACCATCGGCGTCGCGGCCGGGTGCTGGGACGCGCTCGGCGCGAACGGCTTCACGCGTACCGACGTGGTGATCGGCCTGGGCGGCGGCGCGGTGACCGACCTGGCCGGATTCGTGGCCGCGGCCTGGCTGCGCGGCGTGCGCTGGGTGCCGGTCTCCACGTCGCTGCTCGGCATGGTGGACGCCGCGGTCGGCGGCAAGACCGGCGTCAACACCGCGGCCGGCAAGAACCTGGTGGGCGCGTTCCACCCGCCGGCCGGCGTGCTCTGCGACCTGGCGATGCTGGACACGCTGCCGCACGCCGACCTGGTCGCGGGCCTGGCCGAGGTGGTCAAGTGCGGCTTCATCGCGGACCCGGCCATCCTCGACCTGATCGAGGCGGACCCGGCCGCCGCGCAGGACCCGGCCTCGCCCGCGCTGCGCGAGCTGGTGGAGCGCGCGATCCGGGTCAAGGCGCACGTGGTCACGCACGACCTGCGCGAGTCCGGCCTGCGCGAGTTCCTCAACTACGGGCACACGCTGGCGCACGCGATCGAAAAGGTCGAGCACTACCGCTGGCGGCACGGGCACGCGGTCTCGGTCGGGCTGATCTACGCGGCCGCGCTCTCGGTCGCGGCCGGTCACCTGGCGCCGGAGATCGCGGCCCGCCACCGCCGCGTGCTGGCCTCGCTGGGCCTGCCGGTCGGCTACGAGGCGGACGCGTGGCCCGCGCTGCTCGCCGCGATGCGGGTGGACAAGAAGGCGCGCGGCAGCCGGCTGCGGTTCGTGGTGCTGGACGACCTGGGCAGCCCCACGATCCTGGCCGGCCCGGCCGACGAGCTGCTGGAGGCCGCGTACCGCGAGGTGATCGCGTGACCGTGCTGGTGCTCAACGGGCCTAACCTCGGCCGGCTCGGCACCCGTCAGCCGGAGATCTACGGGCGCACCACCCACGCCGACCTGGTCCGGTTCTGTGAGGAGGCGGGCCGCGAGGCCGGGCTGGAGGTCGAGGTCCGGCAGACGAACGCGGAGCACGAGATGCTGGCCTGGCTGTACGAGGCCGCCGACGCCGGGATTCCCGTGGTGCTCAACGCGGGCGCCTGGACGCACTACAACTACGCGCTGCGCGACGCCTGCGCCATGCTCACCGCGCCGCTGGTCGAGGTGCACATCTCCAACATCCACACGCGCGAGGAGTTCCGCCACCACTCGGTGATCTCCGCCGTCGCCACCGGCGTCATCGCCGGCCTCGGCATCGAGGGCTACCGCCTCGCGCTGCGCTACCTCGCCGCCCACCCCGCCTGACCACCCCCGCGTCCCACGACCCGCGCCTCACCACCCGCGCCTCACCACCCGCACCGCACGACCCGCACCGCACGACCCGCGCCGATCTAGGGCGAATTCGCGTGATCGGAGATCACAACGCCGGAATTCGCCCTAGATCGGCGGCTGAAGGGGTCGGCGGCGGGAGGGGGCGGCGGCGGGGGAGGGCGGGGGAGGGCGGGGCGGGGAGGGTCAGGCGGGGACGCGGGCGCGGTCGCGGTAGGCGGGCTCCTCGGCGTCGTCCTCCCAGCTCGGCAGCCACCACAGCACCACCGCGGCCGAGAGCACCAGCATCAGCACGCCGCCCAGCACCGCCATCACCACCTGGCCGACCGTGGCCGAGGCGCCGGTCGGGATCAGCAGCAGGGAGAGCGCGGCGCTGCCGATCGCCACCCAGCGCCGCACCGGGCTGTCCGCCGCGCTCGGCGCGCCGGCCGCGACCAGCACGATGCCCCACAGCAGGTACCACGGGTGCACCACCGGGCCGAGCAGGACCAGCGCGAGCAGGCCGAGGCCGATCGCGTAGACCGGGCCGAGCACGCGCGCCCGCACCCACATCAGCAGCCCGTAGCCCACCGCGGCCGCGAGTCCCACGCCGCGCCAGAACGGCACCGCGTGGTGGGCCAGCCCGGACCCGATCGCGTCCAGCAGGTGCGCGGTGATCGCGCCGGCGTCCGTGCTCAGCGACATCCAGTTGTGCACCACCGCGGGCGTGTCCAGCGCGGCGATCCAGCCGTACCCGGTACCGGCCACGGCGTGCACCACGATCGCGGTCGCGGCCGCGCTCAGCACGGTCAGCGGCGCGGTGCGCAGGAACGGCAGCAACGGCCAGGGCATGTTCCGCAGGTACGCCAGGAACGCCCAGCGCGTCGGGGCCGCCGGCTGCTTGGCCCGGCCCTGCTGGATCTTCAGCGCCCAGAGCAGCGCGCAGAACGGCAGCACCAGCGCGGCCGGCGCCTTGACCAGCGCGGCCATCGTCACCAGCGCCACGCCGATCACCGGGCCGGCCGCGCCCGCGCGCCGGGAGACCACCGCGGCCAGCCCGGCCGCCAGCAGGCCCAGCATCAGTGAGTCGTTGTGCGCGCCGGCCACCAGGTGCGTGAGGACCAGCGGGTTCAGCACGCCGAGCCAGAGCGCCTGGCCGGGGGAGACGCCGAGCCGGCGGGCGAGCACCGGCACCGTGAACGCCAGCATCGCCACGCCCAGCATGGCGACCAGGCGCATGCCGAACACGCCCGCGATCACGTGCGTGCCGGTCACGGTCGTCACCAGCGCGGCCACGGCCAGGAACAGCGGACCGTACGGCGCGGGGGTGTGCTGCCAGATGCCCGGTACCTCGGCCGCGAGCGGGCCGCCGAGCGTGGACGGGCCGTACAGGTAGACGTCCATCCCCTGGGCGAACATCTTGCCCTGCGCGAGGTAGCTGTACACGTCCCGGCTGAACATCGGCGGCGCGATCATCAGCGGCGCCGCCCAGAGCCCGAGCGTGATCTGCAACGAGCGGGCCGTCGCCTCCGTCGTACCCAGCCGCCACCAGGCCACCACGAGCAGGGTCAGGCCGGCGTACGCCAGCGCCATGCCCATGCCGACCAGGTCGGCGCGCTCGGCCGTCTGTTGGTACGGCAACGCACCGGC
It encodes:
- a CDS encoding RNA polymerase sigma factor, yielding MESPDAGPACAAQGGDAASFAAPAERHRAGLRATAISLLGYRTGEVDDAAQDALITAFRGLPVLREPAAGDFVNPPSDPDHCPPTFAWLLRLREGRVARLGVAYGEIPRA
- the aroB gene encoding 3-dehydroquinate synthase, with protein sequence MSELTVTGPTRIDVGGDAPYQVLVGRDLLGELPALLTGAEQAALLYAEPLKPRAEALAGLLDAAGVRALPIEVPDAEDGKTIGVAAGCWDALGANGFTRTDVVIGLGGGAVTDLAGFVAAAWLRGVRWVPVSTSLLGMVDAAVGGKTGVNTAAGKNLVGAFHPPAGVLCDLAMLDTLPHADLVAGLAEVVKCGFIADPAILDLIEADPAAAQDPASPALRELVERAIRVKAHVVTHDLRESGLREFLNYGHTLAHAIEKVEHYRWRHGHAVSVGLIYAAALSVAAGHLAPEIAARHRRVLASLGLPVGYEADAWPALLAAMRVDKKARGSRLRFVVLDDLGSPTILAGPADELLEAAYREVIA
- the aroQ gene encoding type II 3-dehydroquinate dehydratase; translated protein: MTVLVLNGPNLGRLGTRQPEIYGRTTHADLVRFCEEAGREAGLEVEVRQTNAEHEMLAWLYEAADAGIPVVLNAGAWTHYNYALRDACAMLTAPLVEVHISNIHTREEFRHHSVISAVATGVIAGLGIEGYRLALRYLAAHPA
- the mptB gene encoding polyprenol phosphomannose-dependent alpha 1,6 mannosyltransferase MptB codes for the protein MPTASSLPNVLFADRQIMVRLTSIGSVPRWLGFAGAVMLAAGGTAAGALPYQQTAERADLVGMGMALAYAGLTLLVVAWWRLGTTEATARSLQITLGLWAAPLMIAPPMFSRDVYSYLAQGKMFAQGMDVYLYGPSTLGGPLAAEVPGIWQHTPAPYGPLFLAVAALVTTVTGTHVIAGVFGMRLVAMLGVAMLAFTVPVLARRLGVSPGQALWLGVLNPLVLTHLVAGAHNDSLMLGLLAAGLAAVVSRRAGAAGPVIGVALVTMAALVKAPAALVLPFCALLWALKIQQGRAKQPAAPTRWAFLAYLRNMPWPLLPFLRTAPLTVLSAAATAIVVHAVAGTGYGWIAALDTPAVVHNWMSLSTDAGAITAHLLDAIGSGLAHHAVPFWRGVGLAAAVGYGLLMWVRARVLGPVYAIGLGLLALVLLGPVVHPWYLLWGIVLVAAGAPSAADSPVRRWVAIGSAALSLLLIPTGASATVGQVVMAVLGGVLMLVLSAAVVLWWLPSWEDDAEEPAYRDRARVPA